Proteins encoded together in one Diabrotica undecimpunctata isolate CICGRU chromosome 3, icDiaUnde3, whole genome shotgun sequence window:
- the LOC140436501 gene encoding ubiquitin-conjugating enzyme E2 S, whose product MASAGTMSNNVENLSPQIIRGVVREMQDLVNNPPEGIKVQINEEDVTDIQAFIDGPAGTPYCGGVFKVKLTLGKGFPQEPPKAHFLTKIFHPNVAPNGEICVNTLKKDWKSDLGIKHILLTVKCLLIVPNAESALNEEAGKLLLEHYDDYSQRAKMMTEIHAQQHKSKGIAGDGPLAKKHAGDKKLTAEKKKILKDKKRTLKRL is encoded by the exons ATGGCTTCTGCTGGAACA ATGTCAAATAATGTTGAGAACCTCTCCCCACAAATAATAAGAGGGGTTGTAAGAGAAATGCAAGATCTAGTCAATAACCCTCCAGAGGGAATTAAAGTTCAAATTAACGAGGAAGATGTAACAGATATACAAGCTTTTATTGATGGCCCAGCAG GTACCCCATATTGTGGAGGTGTGTTCAAAGTAAAACTAACCCTCGGTAAAGGTTTTCCACAGGAACCTCCCAAAGCtcattttttgacaaaaattttccATCCGAATGTAGCTCCAAATGGTGAAATTTGTGTCAATACTCTTAAAAAGGACTGGAAATCAGATCTCGGAATTAAACATATACTATTG ACTGTGAAGTGTCTTCTAATTGTACCAAATGCCGAGTCTGCTCTTAATGAAGAAGCAGGCAAACTCCTTTTAGAACATTATGATGATTATTCTCAAAGGGCAAAGATGATGACAGAAATTCATGCACAG CAACACAAAAGCAAAGGTATAGCAGGAGACGGCCCCCTAGCGAAGAAACATGCCGGTGACAAAAAACTAACAGccgaaaagaaaaaaatactaaaagaCAAAAAGAGAACTTTAAAGCGTTTATGA
- the Arl6IP1 gene encoding ADP-ribosylation factor-like protein 6-interacting protein 1, translated as MSETDIEIHHSPPRHFDYRGSSIMGETPHTNFIKTYEESNTLPDPIQIKIPYAPTMESQIRRLKLNIETYRELILNLNSILLWEKQWHPTALTAGCTTIFMLLWLCEPNLLTIISVIGLMITVGDYVLPSVVSTMYKQETWNTYKQKEYEEICTNIILYKTKFELLVSSYYRMRVTNPKMYFSLTIIGLSILIWIGGTISNLFLAYIFALCLLLLPGMANNGFLTKVSAVSSKIFTDLVENAKTKVGHRKVE; from the exons ATGTCTGAAACG GATATAGAAATACACCATTCGCCCCCTAGACACTTTGATTATAGAGGTAGTAGTATTATGGGGGAAACTCCTCATACAAATTTTATCAAAACTTATGAAGAGTCCAACACCCTACCTGATCCTATACAAATAAAGATTCCCTATGCCCCTACAATG GAATCACAAATCAGAAGGCTCAAATTAAATATCGAGACATATAGGGAGCTGATTCTTAACTTAAATAGTATTTTACTATGGGAAAAACAGTGGCATCCAACAGCTCTAACAGCAG GCTGTACCACGATTTTTATGTTGCTTTGGTTATGTGAACCAAACTTATTGACCATTATCTCAGTAATTGGGTTGATGATTACTGTTGGGGATTATGTTTTACCATCAGTAGTATCTACAATGTATAAGCAAGAAACTTGGAATACTTATAAGCAGAAAGAGTACGAGGAGATTTGCACAAATATCATTCTATATAAAACGAAATTTGAATTGCTGGTTAGTTCTTACTATAGAATGAGGGTAACGAATCCAAAGATG TATTTCAGTCTCACAATTATCGGACTGTCGATCCTCATTTGGATTGGAGGAACCATTAGCAACCTATTCTTGGCATATATTTTCGCCTTATGCTTGTTATTACTTCCCGGAATGGCAAACAATGGTTTCCTGACCAAAGTATCAGCTGTTTCATCAAAAATATTTACTGACCTGGTAGAGAATGCCAAGACCAAAGTTGGTCATAGAAAAGTTGAGTAA